The Sphingobium sp. BYY-5 genome includes a window with the following:
- a CDS encoding SDR family oxidoreductase, with protein sequence MTPWTSADIPPQHGRCAVVTGTGGLGFETALALASAGAEVIVAGRNPAKGAEAVDKIRAAASAANIRFELLDLASLASVADFAARLWDQRVSLDILVNNAGIMRPPTWQPTTDGFELQLGTNYLGHYALTGLLMPLLMKGRKARVVTLSSVAARQGQINLDDINAESRYDPMPVYCQSKLACLMFAFELERRSVASGWGVASMAAHPGVSRTDLLHNAPGRRSAIGITRSLLWFLFQPAAQGALPTLFAATAPQAKGGGSYGPDGLAEIRGYPAPSKIPAQALDQTVATRLWEISEELTGNPFANTTAPST encoded by the coding sequence ATGACCCCCTGGACTTCCGCTGATATCCCCCCGCAGCATGGCCGCTGCGCCGTCGTTACCGGCACGGGCGGGCTTGGCTTCGAGACGGCGCTGGCGCTCGCAAGCGCCGGCGCGGAGGTGATCGTCGCCGGCCGCAATCCTGCCAAGGGCGCCGAAGCGGTCGACAAAATCCGCGCTGCGGCGTCTGCGGCGAACATCCGGTTCGAACTGCTCGATCTCGCGAGCCTTGCGTCCGTCGCCGATTTCGCGGCGAGGCTTTGGGACCAGCGGGTCAGCCTTGATATCCTCGTCAACAATGCCGGAATCATGCGCCCGCCGACATGGCAACCGACCACCGACGGGTTCGAACTGCAACTGGGCACCAACTATCTTGGCCATTACGCGCTCACCGGGCTTCTGATGCCTTTGCTCATGAAAGGCCGGAAGGCGCGGGTCGTCACACTGTCGAGCGTTGCCGCGCGGCAAGGCCAGATCAACCTCGACGATATCAATGCGGAGAGCCGATACGACCCGATGCCGGTCTACTGCCAGTCCAAGCTCGCTTGCCTGATGTTCGCGTTCGAGCTAGAGCGACGGAGCGTGGCAAGTGGCTGGGGCGTCGCGAGCATGGCGGCGCATCCCGGCGTCTCGCGCACCGACCTGCTCCACAATGCGCCGGGGCGGCGCAGCGCGATCGGCATCACCCGCTCGCTGCTCTGGTTCCTCTTCCAGCCCGCGGCGCAGGGAGCCCTGCCGACATTGTTCGCGGCGACCGCACCCCAAGCAAAGGGCGGTGGCTCTTACGGCCCCGACGGACTGGCCGAGATACGCGGCTATCCGGCCCCTTCGAAGATCCCGGCGCAGGCCCTGGACCAGACGGTAGCTACGCGGCTGTGGGAGATTTCGGAGGAGCTGACAGGCAACCCCTTTGCGAACACCACGGCTCCCTCGACATAG
- a CDS encoding TetR/AcrR family transcriptional regulator, protein MSNSTDAPSRGPAEHAVRDQIIAAAHECFARYGYAKTTVADLAKEIGFSKAYIYRFFESKQAIGEAICGSHLEQIVTETRAAIEEGNTATDRLRRMFRSLTTRSVDLFFHDRKIYDITAHSASERWGSSQAYKETIREILAEVIKGGRESGEFERKTPLDETCRAILYAMMPFVDPLHLERNLDLLPEAPQEVTSLILRSLAP, encoded by the coding sequence ATGAGCAACAGCACAGATGCCCCGAGCCGCGGCCCCGCCGAACATGCCGTCCGCGATCAGATCATCGCGGCCGCGCACGAATGTTTTGCCCGCTACGGCTATGCCAAGACGACCGTGGCCGATCTCGCCAAGGAGATCGGCTTCTCGAAAGCCTATATCTACCGCTTCTTCGAGTCGAAACAGGCGATCGGGGAAGCGATCTGCGGCTCGCACCTCGAGCAGATCGTCACCGAAACCCGAGCGGCCATCGAGGAAGGCAACACCGCGACGGATCGTCTCCGGCGCATGTTCAGGAGCTTGACGACCCGGAGTGTCGACCTCTTTTTTCATGATCGCAAGATCTATGACATCACCGCCCATTCAGCCTCCGAGCGGTGGGGCTCCTCGCAGGCCTACAAGGAGACCATCAGGGAAATCCTGGCTGAGGTCATCAAGGGCGGCCGAGAAAGCGGCGAGTTCGAGCGCAAGACGCCGCTCGACGAAACCTGTCGTGCAATCCTGTACGCCATGATGCCGTTTGTCGACCCGCTTCATCTCGAACGCAACCTCGACCTGCTTCCAGAGGCGCCGCAGGAAGTCACGAGCCTCATTTTGCGCAGTCTCGCACCATGA
- a CDS encoding AraC family transcriptional regulator, with product MPPSPPETCVPAALLDSVRAHVDALGGGEGLFPLPMNGVNVIRAMRHVPANPQLYKPSLCIVLEGLKQIEFGGQSLEYGVMECLIVNMEIAATGSIVGASPQEPFLGMIVELDIDLLRSVLEQLPNTPAPKGHEGPSLFVTRVGDHLADCLVRLVRMAQTPQAIPILFPSVMREISYWLLTGPHGGEICKLVMPETHLERITRAIRLMRENFAQTLRIEQLADVARMSPSSFHQHFKALTLMTPVQFQKQLRLLEARRLMIADAANVTEAAYQVGYESASQFSREYSRAFGMAPKRDVMERKALLVEVGAA from the coding sequence TTGCCTCCTTCCCCGCCGGAAACCTGTGTGCCGGCCGCGCTGCTCGACAGCGTGCGCGCGCATGTCGATGCGCTTGGCGGCGGCGAAGGCCTGTTCCCCTTGCCCATGAACGGCGTCAACGTGATCCGCGCGATGCGCCACGTTCCGGCCAATCCGCAGTTGTACAAGCCATCCTTGTGCATTGTGCTCGAAGGCCTCAAGCAGATCGAGTTCGGCGGCCAGTCGCTTGAATATGGCGTGATGGAATGCCTGATCGTCAACATGGAGATAGCGGCGACAGGGAGTATCGTCGGAGCGAGCCCGCAAGAGCCCTTTCTCGGCATGATCGTCGAACTGGACATCGATCTGCTGCGCAGTGTCCTCGAACAACTGCCGAACACGCCAGCGCCAAAGGGCCATGAAGGCCCGAGCCTGTTCGTCACCAGGGTTGGCGATCATCTCGCCGACTGCCTCGTGCGCCTGGTGCGCATGGCGCAGACGCCGCAAGCCATTCCCATCCTCTTTCCGTCGGTGATGCGCGAGATCAGCTACTGGCTGCTCACCGGCCCGCATGGCGGCGAGATCTGCAAGCTGGTCATGCCCGAAACCCATCTCGAGCGCATCACGAGAGCCATCCGGCTCATGCGGGAGAATTTCGCGCAGACGTTGCGGATCGAGCAGTTGGCAGACGTCGCGAGGATGAGTCCCTCCTCGTTCCACCAGCATTTCAAGGCGCTCACCCTGATGACGCCGGTTCAGTTCCAGAAGCAGTTGCGCCTGCTCGAGGCGCGGCGGCTGATGATCGCCGACGCTGCCAACGTGACCGAGGCCGCCTATCAGGTCGGCTATGAAAGCGCCTCGCAGTTCAGCCGCGAATATAGCCGCGCCTTCGGCATGGCGCCCAAGCGCGACGTGATGGAACGCAAGGCGCTGCTGGTCGAAGTCGGCGCCGCGTAG
- a CDS encoding SDR family oxidoreductase, translating to MRVFLTGATGFIGSQVARELVGAGHAVLGMTRSDAGAAALVAIGADVHHADLGDLEAMRAGAAQADGVIHTAFDHDFSKYVASCEQDRRVIEALGAELKDSNRPLIITSAVGMGERGKGEPAIEAVLNRDHPVPRIASELAGNDMLDAGVDVRVVRLPQVHDTMKQGLIAPYVELCRSKGSVAYVDEGLNRWSAAPVADVARLFRLALETGQAGERYNAVAEEGVPFRHIAEAVGQGLDRPVQRIIPEQAQDFFGWFAMFAELDMSASSDWTRARLGWAPTGPGLIDDLERMDYQPGRSS from the coding sequence ATGCGAGTCTTTCTGACGGGCGCTACCGGCTTCATCGGCTCGCAAGTAGCGCGAGAACTTGTTGGCGCAGGACATGCAGTTTTGGGCATGACACGATCGGATGCGGGCGCTGCGGCGCTCGTGGCGATCGGAGCCGACGTCCATCACGCGGATCTTGGAGATCTTGAGGCGATGAGGGCTGGCGCCGCCCAGGCGGATGGCGTCATCCACACAGCGTTCGACCACGACTTCAGCAAATATGTCGCCAGCTGCGAGCAGGACCGGCGCGTGATCGAGGCGCTGGGCGCCGAGCTCAAGGACTCGAACCGGCCGCTCATCATTACCTCGGCGGTTGGAATGGGCGAACGCGGAAAGGGCGAGCCCGCAATCGAGGCTGTCCTCAACCGGGATCATCCCGTGCCGCGGATCGCCTCCGAACTCGCCGGCAACGACATGCTGGACGCCGGCGTCGATGTTCGCGTCGTTCGCCTCCCCCAGGTTCACGACACCATGAAGCAGGGACTGATCGCGCCCTATGTTGAGTTGTGTCGCAGCAAAGGGTCAGTCGCCTATGTCGACGAAGGGCTAAACCGCTGGTCGGCCGCACCGGTCGCCGACGTGGCCCGGCTGTTTCGCTTGGCGCTCGAAACGGGACAGGCCGGAGAGCGCTACAACGCCGTGGCGGAGGAAGGCGTGCCGTTTCGTCATATCGCAGAAGCCGTGGGCCAAGGTCTCGACAGGCCGGTCCAAAGGATTATCCCCGAGCAGGCGCAGGATTTTTTCGGCTGGTTCGCGATGTTCGCGGAACTCGACATGAGCGCTTCCAGCGACTGGACCCGCGCGCGCCTTGGCTGGGCGCCGACCGGGCCGGGATTGATCGATGATCTGGAGCGAATGGATTATCAGCCGGGTCGATCATCGTAG
- a CDS encoding IS4 family transposase: MFAHRIALARCTMVDGSTESQAWIDDELAGSRFGDVRLGRRLRQLVTQMAGAIGGRIPFACQDWANTKAAYRFLSNADVSEGKILHGHFQSTASRVAAVDGPILVLQDTTEFSYERKKPEQVGAICYAPSKRETVGIVRRHTICGLLMHSSLAVTTEGLPLGLAAIKFWSRSKFKGTSALKRHINPTRVPIEAKESIRWLENMRASTALLGEGQRLIHIGDRENDIYEFFCAAREAGTHFLVRTCVDRLAGDGKHTIAAEMADAPVTGRHMVEIADGVTARLAVKYKRIRVLPPIGKQKRYPALDLTIVHAQEQDAPENRSPIDWKLITDLPVVSLEEAVEKLEWYALRWKIEVFHKILKSGCRAEDAKLRTAERLVNLLAIYCVLRWRIFWMTMINRTAPMASPTIVLTQDEINLIDRISITRTGQPPPQMLSYYLKLIAKLGGYLARERDPPPGNIVIWRGWSRLMDIKLGAELAGRNYG, encoded by the coding sequence ATGTTCGCGCACAGGATCGCGTTGGCGAGGTGCACGATGGTAGACGGGAGCACGGAATCTCAGGCTTGGATAGATGATGAACTCGCGGGGTCACGTTTCGGCGATGTGCGGCTTGGTCGCCGTCTGCGACAATTGGTGACACAAATGGCGGGCGCGATAGGTGGTCGAATTCCGTTCGCCTGTCAGGATTGGGCCAACACCAAAGCTGCCTATCGCTTTCTTTCGAATGCCGATGTTAGCGAAGGCAAAATTCTGCATGGCCATTTCCAATCTACAGCATCGCGTGTTGCAGCCGTTGATGGACCCATCCTTGTTCTGCAGGATACCACCGAATTTTCATATGAGCGCAAAAAGCCCGAACAGGTTGGGGCTATCTGCTATGCCCCAAGCAAACGCGAGACGGTTGGGATTGTCAGGCGACATACAATTTGCGGATTGTTGATGCATAGTAGCCTGGCAGTGACGACCGAAGGTTTGCCGCTCGGTCTGGCGGCGATCAAGTTCTGGTCACGTAGCAAATTCAAAGGCACCTCGGCGCTTAAGCGTCATATAAATCCTACGAGGGTACCGATCGAAGCCAAGGAGAGCATCCGCTGGCTGGAGAATATGCGCGCCTCCACCGCCCTGCTGGGCGAAGGCCAGCGCCTGATCCACATCGGAGATCGCGAAAACGACATTTATGAGTTTTTCTGTGCTGCGCGCGAAGCCGGCACCCATTTCTTGGTACGGACATGCGTTGATCGTCTGGCGGGCGATGGCAAGCACACCATCGCTGCTGAAATGGCGGATGCACCCGTGACAGGTCGCCATATGGTTGAAATTGCCGATGGCGTGACCGCCCGTCTGGCGGTGAAATATAAGCGGATCCGGGTTTTGCCGCCAATTGGCAAGCAGAAGCGCTACCCCGCGCTCGATCTTACCATCGTCCACGCTCAGGAACAGGATGCCCCGGAGAACCGCTCTCCTATCGACTGGAAGCTGATCACTGATCTGCCCGTCGTGTCGCTGGAAGAGGCGGTCGAAAAGCTCGAATGGTATGCGCTGCGCTGGAAGATAGAGGTTTTCCACAAGATCCTTAAATCTGGATGTCGCGCAGAAGATGCTAAATTGCGCACCGCTGAGCGGCTTGTGAATCTGCTCGCGATTTACTGCGTTCTGCGCTGGCGGATATTCTGGATGACCATGATCAACCGCACCGCGCCCATGGCATCGCCAACTATCGTGCTGACCCAAGATGAAATCAATCTCATCGACCGCATTTCAATAACCCGGACAGGGCAGCCCCCACCTCAGATGCTATCCTATTATTTGAAACTGATAGCAAAGCTCGGCGGTTACCTTGCTCGCGAGCGTGACCCGCCTCCCGGGAACATCGTCATATGGCGTGGCTGGTCCCGCCTTATGGACATAAAACTCGGGGCAGAACTCGCCGGACGCAATTATGGGTAA
- a CDS encoding HepT-like ribonuclease domain-containing protein, translating to MDDLALLIARAEKSVKGRTFDELVANDEAYDALTYRLAMIGETSKKLPDEIKARHPHLPWREMATFRNFASHDYFGVDAHLVWQAAMSLEPIKAMAAEETARCSE from the coding sequence TTGGACGATCTCGCATTGCTGATCGCACGGGCCGAGAAATCGGTGAAAGGACGGACATTTGATGAGTTGGTGGCCAACGACGAAGCGTATGACGCTTTGACCTATCGCCTCGCCATGATTGGCGAAACCAGCAAGAAGCTGCCTGACGAAATCAAGGCACGCCATCCCCATCTGCCATGGCGCGAAATGGCGACGTTCCGCAACTTTGCGAGCCATGATTATTTCGGTGTCGATGCTCATTTGGTTTGGCAGGCGGCGATGAGCCTTGAGCCGATCAAAGCAATGGCGGCCGAAGAAACCGCCCGCTGTTCGGAATAG
- a CDS encoding efflux transporter outer membrane subunit → MRPLNSILSVIGGSVLLAGCAVGPRYVPPVSIQPPAFQGEPAVETRLSTTETADLVSWWRAFNDPLLTSLVERGLAQNLDLQQASARVVQARAALKGSNAALMPSGQVSGQAGEVYQSRETPIGRIGRAFPQFERSTETYELNLGASWEVDLFGGRDAARDAARADWQASQAGAVAARLSVAAQIADTYVAIRMLQARFEVARSQLNTQQRLVDLVALQFRKGVAAELQLRQAEGALAQVRASVPALQNELDMALNALDVLIGVQPGTTRPELAALTPVPAPPAISTAGGPAALLRRRPDIIAAERTLAASNERIGVAVSEYYPKFSLSGLLGTATTAAGGLFTGNATQANGVLGLRWRLFDFGRVDAEIKAAKGRNVEALAAYRLTVLRASQDVEDAFSTLVQQEARATALVQGEASLSRARDASMAAYKGGMASLIEVLDADRRLLETRDGAIQARAAATRGAIASFRALGGGWEPQVISAGA, encoded by the coding sequence ATGCGTCCCCTGAATTCGATCCTTTCCGTCATCGGCGGCTCCGTCCTTCTTGCCGGCTGCGCGGTCGGGCCACGCTATGTACCGCCGGTGTCGATCCAGCCGCCCGCCTTTCAGGGTGAACCGGCGGTCGAGACCCGCTTATCCACAACGGAAACCGCGGACCTGGTCTCATGGTGGCGGGCGTTCAATGATCCGCTTCTCACCAGCCTTGTCGAACGGGGACTGGCGCAGAATCTCGATCTCCAGCAAGCGAGTGCGCGTGTCGTCCAGGCGCGCGCGGCACTCAAGGGCTCGAATGCGGCGCTGATGCCCTCGGGTCAGGTCAGCGGACAGGCCGGCGAGGTCTATCAGTCCCGCGAGACGCCCATCGGACGGATCGGCAGGGCTTTTCCACAGTTCGAGCGGTCGACCGAGACCTATGAGTTGAACCTCGGCGCCAGCTGGGAAGTCGACCTGTTCGGCGGGCGAGACGCCGCTCGCGACGCGGCGCGCGCCGACTGGCAGGCGTCGCAAGCCGGCGCGGTTGCCGCGCGCCTTTCCGTCGCGGCGCAAATCGCCGACACCTATGTTGCCATCCGGATGCTGCAGGCACGGTTCGAAGTCGCGCGCTCGCAACTCAACACCCAGCAGCGGCTGGTCGACCTTGTGGCGCTCCAATTTCGCAAGGGTGTGGCTGCCGAATTGCAGTTGAGGCAGGCAGAAGGTGCTCTGGCACAGGTCCGCGCCTCCGTCCCGGCGCTGCAGAATGAACTCGACATGGCGTTGAACGCACTCGACGTGTTGATCGGCGTTCAGCCCGGCACGACGCGCCCCGAACTCGCAGCATTGACGCCTGTCCCAGCACCGCCCGCGATCTCGACCGCCGGAGGGCCGGCCGCCTTGCTGCGCCGCCGTCCCGACATCATCGCGGCGGAGCGCACGCTTGCTGCGTCCAATGAACGCATTGGTGTGGCGGTTTCGGAATATTATCCGAAATTTTCGCTTAGCGGTCTGTTGGGAACGGCGACGACGGCCGCGGGCGGCCTTTTTACGGGCAATGCAACGCAGGCCAATGGCGTGCTTGGCCTGCGCTGGCGCCTGTTCGACTTTGGGCGGGTCGACGCCGAGATCAAGGCCGCCAAGGGCAGAAATGTAGAAGCGCTGGCGGCCTACCGCCTGACGGTTCTGCGTGCCTCCCAGGATGTCGAGGACGCGTTCTCCACGCTGGTACAACAGGAAGCGCGCGCGACGGCTCTCGTCCAGGGCGAGGCTTCGCTGTCGCGTGCGCGAGACGCGTCCATGGCCGCCTACAAGGGCGGTATGGCAAGCCTGATCGAGGTGCTCGATGCCGACCGTCGCCTGCTGGAAACACGCGACGGCGCGATCCAGGCGCGCGCCGCGGCAACCCGAGGCGCCATCGCATCTTTCCGGGCGCTGGGTGGCGGCTGGGAGCCGCAAGTCATCTCCGCAGGCGCGTGA
- a CDS encoding nucleotidyltransferase domain-containing protein encodes MKKAEAITRLKPFERRLRERGINALYLFGSTARDEASAASDLDLLYEYDPTRQFSLFDQAGVMLELSDELETRVDLVSRIGLRPRLRARVEGEMVRVF; translated from the coding sequence ATGAAAAAGGCAGAAGCGATCACCCGGTTGAAGCCCTTTGAGCGCCGCTTGCGCGAGCGCGGCATCAACGCGCTTTATCTGTTCGGATCGACGGCCAGGGATGAAGCCAGCGCGGCTTCTGACCTTGATTTGCTCTACGAGTATGACCCGACGCGGCAATTCAGCCTGTTTGATCAGGCTGGAGTGATGCTGGAATTGTCCGATGAACTTGAAACCAGGGTTGATCTGGTGTCCCGCATCGGTCTGCGTCCTCGCTTGCGAGCGCGTGTTGAGGGCGAGATGGTCCGGGTTTTTTAA
- a CDS encoding NAD(P)-dependent oxidoreductase: MTVLITGATGLVGARLLPRLVAKGVDCRALLRAGKAPPIEVSVVEGDLLDPTTLHDALAGVSAIIHLAAVFRTPDTDLIWKSNLDGTRNLIAAAKAHAPDARFIMASTSLVYDMHASRPGREDDLPEPKQAYPASKLAAEAALRQSGLTWSILRFSFVYGDGDGHLETLPKLAANAGFHPAQRMSMIHHRDIAVAVTLAMDGVMDGHVVNLVDEAPTSLHELCDLLGEAMPPSSESLANPWYMQADGARARSLGFRPTIRTVHQSMQEGLM; this comes from the coding sequence ATGACCGTCCTCATCACCGGCGCGACTGGCCTGGTTGGCGCGCGCCTTCTTCCCCGCCTCGTCGCGAAAGGGGTCGATTGCCGGGCGCTGCTGCGCGCGGGCAAAGCGCCTCCCATCGAGGTTTCCGTGGTTGAGGGCGATCTGCTCGATCCCACGACATTGCACGACGCGTTGGCAGGCGTCAGCGCGATCATCCACCTCGCGGCGGTGTTCCGTACGCCCGACACCGACCTGATCTGGAAGAGCAATCTCGACGGCACGCGCAACCTGATCGCGGCGGCAAAGGCCCATGCCCCGGATGCGCGCTTCATCATGGCGAGCACCAGCCTCGTCTACGACATGCACGCCTCGCGCCCCGGACGCGAAGACGATCTACCCGAACCCAAGCAAGCCTATCCGGCGAGCAAGCTCGCCGCCGAAGCCGCCCTGCGGCAAAGCGGCCTCACCTGGTCGATCCTGCGCTTTTCCTTCGTCTATGGCGATGGCGACGGGCATCTCGAAACCTTGCCGAAATTGGCGGCGAACGCGGGCTTTCACCCCGCACAGCGGATGAGCATGATCCATCATCGCGACATCGCCGTCGCCGTGACGCTGGCGATGGACGGGGTGATGGACGGTCATGTCGTCAATCTGGTCGACGAGGCACCGACGTCGCTCCACGAGCTTTGCGATCTGCTCGGCGAGGCGATGCCGCCTTCGTCGGAGTCCCTCGCAAACCCCTGGTACATGCAGGCGGACGGCGCGCGCGCACGAAGCCTCGGCTTCCGGCCGACCATCCGGACGGTTCACCAATCCATGCAAGAGGGCCTGATGTAA
- a CDS encoding MarR family transcriptional regulator: protein MANKLDNSKHGAVAAWAKRSYFAGRAVLETLLRPYGIGSTQWYVLYQLAHDGPTMQRDLLRLLQVERATLSGVVGALVRNGLIEQIADRVDQRQKRLQLTTAGTALWAMLPDPISLIHHAAFDGIDDADLETAARVLRTATERLDALSRKGNNE, encoded by the coding sequence GTGGCTAACAAACTTGACAATTCGAAACATGGCGCCGTCGCAGCATGGGCCAAGCGCAGCTATTTCGCCGGCCGCGCGGTGCTGGAGACGCTGCTGCGTCCTTACGGCATCGGCTCCACCCAGTGGTATGTGCTCTACCAGTTGGCGCATGACGGTCCGACGATGCAGCGCGACCTGTTGCGCTTGCTGCAGGTCGAGCGCGCGACGCTCAGCGGCGTCGTGGGAGCCTTGGTCCGGAACGGACTGATCGAGCAGATCGCGGACCGGGTCGACCAGCGTCAGAAACGGCTGCAACTGACTACGGCAGGGACAGCACTTTGGGCCATGCTTCCCGATCCCATCTCCCTCATCCATCACGCCGCGTTCGACGGCATCGACGATGCTGACCTAGAAACCGCGGCGCGTGTCCTGCGGACCGCAACCGAGCGGCTCGACGCGCTGTCCCGGAAAGGAAACAACGAATGA
- a CDS encoding efflux RND transporter periplasmic adaptor subunit codes for MMTSATQGGTNREFTGIVAARVQSDLGFRVGGKVIERLVNAGQVVRRGQPLMRIDQTDLALATRASQETVQAARARAVQTVADERRLRDLVGAGAVSASTYDQAKAAADSARAQLAAAEAQARVSRNEANYSILVADADGTIVETLAEPGQVVAAGQIVVRLARSGPREALVQLPETIRPAVGSTARASTYGGETGPARLRQLSDAADPATRTFEARYVLEGVPARAPLGSTVTVSLAQPGEAASTVVPLGAIRDEGKGPGVWVIRSGSPAKIAWRPVRIASVSEETATITSGLKAGEQFVAMGAHMLHQGQAVRIAANVPGAAR; via the coding sequence GTGATGACGTCCGCGACGCAGGGCGGGACCAATCGCGAATTCACCGGTATCGTCGCAGCCCGCGTGCAGAGCGATCTGGGCTTCCGGGTAGGCGGCAAGGTGATTGAACGCCTCGTAAATGCCGGGCAGGTCGTACGGCGTGGCCAACCGCTCATGCGGATCGACCAGACCGATCTTGCGCTTGCGACCCGGGCGTCTCAGGAAACGGTCCAGGCGGCGCGCGCTCGCGCGGTGCAGACGGTGGCTGACGAGAGGCGCCTGCGCGATCTGGTCGGCGCAGGGGCAGTGTCCGCTTCCACCTATGATCAGGCCAAGGCCGCGGCGGATTCCGCCCGTGCCCAGCTTGCGGCGGCGGAAGCGCAGGCTCGGGTTTCGCGCAACGAAGCGAATTACAGCATTCTTGTGGCCGATGCCGACGGCACCATCGTTGAGACGCTCGCAGAGCCCGGGCAGGTGGTGGCAGCCGGCCAGATCGTCGTCCGGCTGGCGCGCTCTGGTCCGCGCGAGGCGCTGGTGCAGTTGCCCGAGACGATCCGTCCAGCCGTCGGCTCAACCGCCCGCGCCAGCACCTATGGTGGCGAGACAGGACCGGCGCGCCTGCGGCAGCTTTCCGACGCCGCCGATCCGGCGACGCGCACGTTCGAAGCACGCTATGTGCTCGAAGGCGTACCCGCGCGCGCGCCGCTGGGGTCGACGGTCACTGTTTCGCTGGCGCAACCCGGAGAAGCGGCATCGACGGTGGTGCCGCTCGGCGCGATCCGGGACGAGGGCAAAGGTCCCGGTGTCTGGGTGATCCGCTCCGGCTCGCCCGCGAAGATCGCGTGGCGGCCTGTTCGTATCGCATCGGTCAGTGAGGAGACCGCGACGATCACGTCTGGCCTTAAAGCTGGCGAGCAGTTCGTTGCGATGGGCGCCCACATGCTGCACCAGGGCCAAGCCGTCCGCATCGCCGCCAATGTGCCGGGAGCGGCACGATGA
- a CDS encoding helix-turn-helix transcriptional regulator codes for MADDTNSLGAFLRDRRARIDPASFGLPGGRRRTPGLRREEVAQRANISPTWYTWLEQGRGGAPSADALNRIATGLMLTQAEREHLFMLGLGRPPEVRYRQADGVSPRLQRVLDALSTSPAIVKTPTWDVLAWNRAAALLLTDYAKIPVGERNVLRLMFNNASVRAAQDDWQSVARFVVGGLRADAVRAGASAEVAQLAEELSRTSPEFAALWNDNDIAGQDDGLKKLNHGEIGPIELEFSTFAVDGRTDLAMVVYNPVTSETARRIAAYLAG; via the coding sequence ATGGCGGACGATACGAACAGCTTGGGCGCCTTCCTGCGCGATCGACGCGCGCGCATCGACCCGGCGAGCTTCGGCCTGCCTGGGGGCCGTCGGCGCACCCCCGGCCTGCGGCGCGAGGAAGTCGCCCAGCGCGCGAACATCAGCCCGACCTGGTATACCTGGCTGGAGCAGGGACGCGGCGGTGCGCCCTCAGCCGATGCGCTCAACCGTATCGCCACCGGGCTCATGCTGACACAGGCCGAGCGCGAGCATCTCTTCATGCTGGGGCTGGGCCGCCCGCCGGAAGTACGCTATCGGCAGGCGGACGGCGTTTCGCCGCGGCTACAACGCGTTCTCGATGCGCTTTCCACAAGCCCCGCGATCGTCAAGACACCCACATGGGACGTTCTGGCGTGGAACAGGGCAGCGGCGCTGCTCTTGACTGACTATGCGAAAATTCCGGTCGGGGAACGGAACGTCCTTCGCCTGATGTTCAATAATGCGAGCGTTCGCGCAGCTCAGGACGACTGGCAGAGCGTCGCGCGGTTCGTCGTCGGGGGGCTGAGGGCCGACGCGGTCCGGGCTGGTGCCAGTGCCGAGGTCGCACAGCTCGCAGAGGAACTCTCGCGCACGAGTCCCGAGTTCGCTGCGCTGTGGAATGACAATGATATCGCCGGTCAGGACGATGGCCTCAAAAAGCTCAACCATGGGGAGATCGGACCGATCGAACTCGAATTCTCCACCTTCGCGGTTGATGGGCGCACGGACCTCGCGATGGTCGTCTATAATCCGGTAACGTCCGAAACTGCCCGGCGCATCGCCGCTTATCTGGCCGGGTGA